A genomic segment from Flavobacterium litorale encodes:
- a CDS encoding AraC family transcriptional regulator — protein sequence MEYNVYTPCKELAKQIKLYWTLESKDTDALHERERVFPDGCIELIFNYGDRFRKYDTENTFHIQPSSFIHGQLKTYFELQATGKVGIFSVRFHPAGLQPFISFNVDSFTNTTLTVNEVWGQDGETLATKVLNCCTHEERIKTLENFLINKKQLLKINTSPVEYCVNKIIDTIGAVSTESLSVELNISKRQLERRFIATVGISPKLLARIVRFQHILQLIESETFKSFTTVAYEGGFYDQAHFIKDFKDFTGLNPKQYFSENLEMVKYFSFDE from the coding sequence ATGGAATACAACGTTTATACGCCATGTAAAGAGCTTGCCAAACAAATAAAGCTTTACTGGACTCTTGAAAGTAAAGATACTGATGCTTTGCATGAGCGCGAACGCGTTTTTCCTGATGGCTGTATTGAACTTATTTTCAATTATGGTGACAGGTTCAGAAAATACGATACCGAAAACACATTCCATATACAGCCATCCAGTTTTATACATGGGCAGTTAAAAACTTATTTTGAATTACAGGCTACTGGCAAAGTCGGCATCTTTAGTGTTCGCTTTCATCCAGCAGGATTACAGCCTTTTATAAGTTTTAATGTAGATAGTTTTACCAACACTACTTTAACTGTTAACGAGGTTTGGGGACAAGATGGAGAAACATTAGCAACTAAAGTGCTAAATTGTTGTACACACGAAGAGCGAATTAAAACTTTAGAAAATTTCCTTATAAACAAAAAACAACTTCTAAAAATTAATACCAGCCCTGTAGAGTATTGTGTTAACAAAATAATAGATACCATAGGGGCTGTAAGTACAGAAAGCCTATCTGTAGAGCTAAATATTAGTAAAAGACAACTGGAAAGACGTTTTATAGCTACTGTAGGCATTTCGCCAAAACTTTTAGCACGTATAGTACGATTTCAGCATATATTACAGCTAATAGAAAGTGAAACTTTTAAAAGTTTTACAACCGTAGCTTATGAGGGCGGATTTTACGATCAGGCGCATTTTATTAAGGATTTTAAAGATTTTACAGGATTAAATCCAAAACAATACTTCTCTGAAAATCTAGAAATGGTAAAATATTTTAGTTTTGATGAATAA
- a CDS encoding NAD(P)/FAD-dependent oxidoreductase — protein sequence MKDNHFEIIIIGGSYAGLSAAMALGRASRKVLIIDSGKPCNRQTPHSHNFLTQDGETPAAIAAKAKEQVLQYPTIQFVNDTATDAKPNKNSFTITTKSNIEYKAKKIVFATGVYDVMPNINGFAACWGISVIHCPYCHGYEVKQQKTAILANGDVAYHYAALLQQWTKNLTILTNGEAEFNDEQLTKLKQNNIPIIETKVKELVHKKGKLECVVFENGTQHDFPVIYARTAFKQHCDITEQLDLVNQDGYITIDEMQRTNLKGVYAVGDCTTPMRAVALAVAAGMRAGAALNNDMAMEEF from the coding sequence ATGAAAGATAATCATTTTGAAATAATAATAATTGGCGGTAGCTACGCAGGACTATCGGCAGCAATGGCACTAGGGCGTGCATCACGCAAGGTATTAATTATAGATAGTGGAAAACCTTGCAATAGGCAAACGCCACACTCACACAATTTTTTAACGCAAGATGGCGAAACGCCTGCCGCTATTGCTGCAAAAGCAAAAGAACAAGTATTGCAATACCCCACAATACAGTTTGTAAATGATACAGCTACTGATGCCAAACCCAATAAAAACAGTTTTACAATTACTACCAAAAGTAATATTGAATATAAAGCTAAAAAAATAGTATTTGCAACAGGAGTTTATGATGTTATGCCTAACATTAATGGTTTTGCAGCCTGCTGGGGAATATCGGTTATACATTGCCCGTATTGCCATGGTTACGAGGTAAAGCAACAAAAAACAGCCATACTTGCCAATGGCGATGTTGCCTACCACTATGCCGCTTTACTGCAACAATGGACAAAGAACCTCACTATTTTAACCAATGGGGAGGCTGAATTTAATGATGAACAACTAACTAAATTAAAACAGAATAATATTCCGATTATAGAAACTAAAGTAAAAGAGTTGGTACACAAAAAGGGCAAATTAGAATGTGTTGTATTTGAGAATGGAACACAACATGATTTCCCTGTAATTTACGCCCGTACTGCCTTTAAACAACATTGCGATATTACAGAGCAATTAGATTTGGTAAACCAAGATGGTTATATTACCATAGACGAAATGCAACGCACAAATTTAAAAGGTGTTTACGCCGTTGGCGATTGTACTACACCCATGCGCGCAGTAGCTCTTGCAGTAGCTGCGGGGATGCGTGCGGGTGCTGCCCTTAACAACGATATGGCTATGGAAGAATTTTAA
- a CDS encoding Fur family transcriptional regulator, translating into MKRRSTPAKKAVIEVLKSSGTALSQEMIEAKVAGKMDRVTIYRVLNSFCEDGITHRILSDEGKYYFALCLDCEEDKHDHEHFHFRCVSCQKVECLPQPVIVNLPQGYKQQNTTGWVTGYCNNCN; encoded by the coding sequence ATGAAGCGAAGATCGACACCTGCCAAAAAGGCGGTAATAGAGGTATTAAAATCATCTGGAACGGCATTGAGCCAAGAAATGATAGAAGCCAAAGTAGCAGGAAAAATGGACAGGGTTACCATATACCGTGTACTGAATAGCTTTTGTGAAGATGGTATTACACATCGTATCCTTTCGGATGAAGGAAAGTATTACTTTGCACTTTGTTTGGATTGCGAAGAGGATAAGCACGACCACGAGCATTTTCATTTCCGTTGCGTTTCGTGCCAAAAAGTAGAATGTTTACCACAACCTGTTATTGTAAACCTACCGCAAGGCTATAAACAGCAAAACACTACAGGTTGGGTTACGGGGTATTGCAATAATTGCAATTAG
- the prfA gene encoding peptide chain release factor 1 encodes MLDRLQYIKQRFDEVSDLIIQPDIIADQKRYVQLNKEYKDLKGLVEKRDEYVALTNNIEEANEIIADGSDAEMTEMAKMQLDEAKDRLPKLEEEIKFMLIPKDPEDEKNVMVEIRAGAGGDEASIFAGDLFRMYTKYCESKGWRTTIVDTNEGTSGGFKEVIFEVTGEDVYGTLKFEAGVHRVQRVPQTETQGRVHTSAATVMVLPEAEEFDVQIDMNDVRVDFFCSSGPGGQSVNTTKSAVRLTHVPTGLVAQCQDQKSQHKNKDKALQVLRSRLYEMELAKKQDEDAAKRSSQVSSGDRSAKIRTYNYPQGRVTDHRIGLTLYDLDGVMNGNIQKVIDELQLVNNTEKLKESEVF; translated from the coding sequence ATGTTAGACAGATTACAATATATAAAACAACGTTTTGATGAGGTTTCCGACCTTATTATTCAGCCCGATATAATAGCGGATCAAAAACGTTATGTGCAACTTAATAAAGAATACAAAGACTTGAAAGGACTTGTAGAAAAGCGTGACGAATACGTTGCGCTTACCAATAATATTGAGGAAGCCAATGAAATTATAGCCGATGGTAGCGATGCAGAAATGACCGAAATGGCAAAAATGCAACTCGATGAGGCTAAGGATAGGTTACCAAAACTTGAAGAAGAAATCAAGTTTATGCTAATACCTAAAGACCCTGAGGATGAGAAGAATGTAATGGTAGAGATACGTGCAGGAGCAGGCGGTGATGAAGCAAGTATTTTTGCGGGTGATTTGTTTAGAATGTACACAAAATACTGCGAGAGTAAAGGTTGGAGAACTACTATAGTAGATACTAACGAAGGAACATCGGGCGGTTTTAAAGAAGTTATTTTTGAGGTTACTGGCGAAGACGTATATGGTACCCTAAAGTTTGAGGCAGGCGTACACCGTGTGCAACGTGTACCACAAACTGAAACACAAGGGCGTGTACATACATCGGCAGCTACAGTAATGGTGCTGCCTGAAGCAGAGGAGTTTGATGTACAAATTGATATGAACGATGTACGTGTTGATTTTTTCTGTTCATCAGGACCTGGAGGGCAATCTGTAAACACCACTAAGTCGGCAGTACGTTTAACACACGTTCCTACAGGGTTGGTAGCACAATGCCAAGACCAAAAATCGCAGCATAAAAATAAAGATAAAGCACTACAGGTATTACGCTCGCGTTTGTACGAAATGGAGCTTGCCAAAAAACAAGATGAAGATGCTGCAAAAAGGAGTTCTCAGGTAAGTAGCGGCGACCGTTCGGCAAAAATTCGTACCTATAACTATCCGCAAGGTCGTGTTACCGACCACAGAATAGGGCTTACCTTGTATGACCTAGATGGCGTAATGAATGGCAACATCCAAAAAGTTATTGATGAGTTACAACTTGTAAACAATACCGAAAAACTAAAAGAAAGCGAAGTTTTCTAA
- a CDS encoding DUF6705 family protein → MKLYKVLFTLLIFNCVIAQELPITSYSSFADLSDNENDIKNGNYTVDTNNERDQYVGTWEYNQNGITFQVKIEKIDQFLNKAEHNGQVHSYNYADVVTFKYKLIKNGITIHDNLNYTFTINDIIPTATKETTDNFLYGGFLDYNGQIMATVIITRLNSIPEKIDFNVSPMAYYLLQPTENYIEGQQLFFIPTGNIEMTKID, encoded by the coding sequence ATGAAACTATATAAAGTATTATTTACATTACTTATATTCAATTGTGTAATAGCACAAGAACTACCAATAACGAGCTATTCCTCATTCGCAGATTTAAGTGATAACGAGAACGATATCAAAAATGGTAACTATACTGTTGATACAAATAACGAACGTGATCAATACGTAGGCACTTGGGAATACAATCAAAATGGTATTACATTTCAAGTGAAAATAGAGAAAATAGATCAATTCCTCAATAAAGCAGAACATAACGGACAAGTTCATTCATATAATTATGCTGATGTAGTTACTTTTAAATACAAGTTGATAAAAAATGGGATAACTATTCATGATAACTTAAACTACACCTTTACAATAAACGATATAATACCGACTGCCACTAAGGAAACAACAGATAATTTTTTATATGGTGGATTTTTAGATTACAATGGTCAAATTATGGCTACAGTCATTATTACCAGACTAAATAGTATTCCTGAAAAAATCGACTTTAATGTAAGCCCTATGGCGTATTATCTGTTACAGCCTACTGAAAACTACATTGAGGGACAGCAACTATTTTTTATACCTACTGGAAATATTGAAATGACAAAAATTGATTAA
- the pyrF gene encoding orotidine-5'-phosphate decarboxylase: MTTQQLYNQIQKKQSFLCIGLDTDMERIPKHLLTAEDPIFEFNKAIIAATHHLAVAYKPNTAFYEAHGLKGWQSLEKTINYLNEKHPDIFTIADAKRGDIGNTSAMYAKAFLQDMDFDSVTVAPYMGSDSVSPFLAVKDKFTILLALTSNAGAFDFQTQKVDDVELYKKVLTISQTWENSENLMYVVGATKADYFEAIRKIVPNNFLLVPGVGAQGGSLEDVCKYGMNDKVGLLINSSRGIIYAGNDENFAKAAQQEALKMQQQMAQLLRNN; the protein is encoded by the coding sequence ATGACAACACAACAACTATACAACCAAATACAAAAAAAGCAGTCGTTTTTATGCATTGGGCTCGATACCGATATGGAGCGCATACCAAAGCATCTATTAACTGCTGAAGATCCGATATTTGAATTTAACAAAGCTATTATAGCTGCTACCCATCATTTAGCTGTAGCCTACAAACCCAATACCGCTTTTTACGAAGCACACGGTTTAAAAGGTTGGCAATCGTTAGAAAAAACGATTAATTACTTGAATGAGAAGCATCCTGATATTTTTACCATTGCTGATGCCAAACGTGGCGATATTGGGAACACATCAGCAATGTATGCCAAAGCATTTTTGCAGGATATGGATTTCGATTCGGTTACTGTTGCACCATACATGGGTAGCGATAGTGTTTCGCCTTTTCTTGCTGTAAAAGATAAATTTACCATACTGTTAGCGTTAACCTCTAATGCGGGAGCTTTCGATTTTCAAACGCAAAAAGTAGATGATGTAGAATTGTATAAAAAGGTACTAACTATATCGCAAACGTGGGAGAATAGCGAGAACCTAATGTATGTAGTAGGGGCTACCAAAGCAGATTATTTTGAGGCAATACGCAAAATAGTACCCAATAACTTTTTATTAGTGCCTGGAGTAGGGGCACAAGGTGGCAGCCTAGAAGATGTATGCAAATACGGAATGAACGATAAGGTGGGTTTGCTTATTAACTCGTCCAGAGGAATTATTTACGCAGGTAACGACGAAAATTTTGCCAAAGCAGCACAGCAAGAAGCACTAAAAATGCAACAGCAAATGGCACAGCTACTCCGCAATAACTAA
- a CDS encoding ABC transporter substrate-binding protein translates to MKRYTDQIGNTIIVNAVPKRIISLVPSQTELLFDLGLEDSIIGITKFCVHPYHLKSTKKVIGGTKKVHLEKIRLLNPDIIIANKEENTEEMVTALREIAPVWVSDIATIQDSLDMIAELGRLFAVRTTAQHWIDKINYAVTDFAAFMENKAVQKAAYFIWKNPYMAAGKGTFINEMLKLNKFSNIYEDRGRYPEIIIQKIRIQGDPDVVLLSSEPYPFKEEDAFEVGRFTHHAKTVFVDGEMFSWYGSRMVKAFPYFKQLQERLA, encoded by the coding sequence ATGAAAAGATATACCGACCAAATTGGCAATACAATAATAGTAAATGCTGTACCAAAGCGCATAATATCGTTAGTGCCTTCGCAAACCGAATTATTGTTCGATTTGGGTTTGGAAGACAGTATTATTGGTATAACCAAATTTTGCGTACATCCGTATCATTTAAAATCGACTAAAAAGGTAATTGGGGGCACTAAAAAGGTGCATCTTGAAAAAATACGACTGCTAAACCCTGATATTATTATTGCTAATAAAGAGGAGAATACCGAAGAGATGGTAACCGCCTTACGCGAAATAGCACCAGTGTGGGTTAGCGATATTGCTACGATACAGGATAGTTTGGATATGATTGCCGAACTCGGGAGGTTGTTTGCTGTACGTACTACTGCCCAGCATTGGATTGATAAAATAAACTACGCAGTTACTGATTTTGCCGCTTTTATGGAAAATAAAGCCGTACAGAAAGCAGCCTATTTTATTTGGAAAAATCCGTATATGGCAGCAGGGAAGGGCACGTTTATTAACGAAATGCTGAAACTCAATAAGTTTAGTAATATTTACGAGGATAGAGGTAGGTATCCTGAAATAATAATACAGAAAATACGGATACAAGGCGACCCTGATGTGGTATTATTATCTTCTGAGCCTTACCCGTTTAAAGAGGAAGATGCTTTTGAGGTAGGACGTTTTACCCACCACGCCAAAACGGTTTTTGTAGATGGTGAAATGTTTTCGTGGTATGGTAGCCGAATGGTAAAAGCATTCCCTTATTTTAAACAATTACAGGAACGCTTAGCATAG
- a CDS encoding DUF4197 domain-containing protein — MRRVLVVTLTFVLFTLSGCAELQQIASQLPDAGGVGLSNADIAAGLKEALDKGIDKQVAKLTKTDGFYRNQAVKILLPQELQDVDKTLRKIGLGNLADKGLKMMNRAAEDAVKEATPIFVDAVKNMTFNDAKNILMGADNSATNYLQSATSAQLYTKFNPVIKSSFNKVGADKVWSSIISKYNTVPFVEKVNPDLTDYVTNKALEGVFTMIAVEEKEIRTDINERTSTLLKKVFALQD, encoded by the coding sequence ATGAGAAGAGTACTTGTTGTTACCCTCACTTTTGTACTGTTTACCCTATCGGGATGTGCCGAATTACAACAAATAGCATCACAATTACCCGATGCAGGTGGTGTTGGACTAAGTAATGCTGATATTGCAGCAGGACTAAAAGAAGCACTTGATAAAGGTATTGACAAGCAGGTTGCAAAATTGACTAAAACAGATGGCTTTTATAGAAACCAAGCTGTAAAAATACTATTACCACAAGAATTACAAGACGTAGATAAAACGTTACGCAAAATTGGCTTGGGTAATCTTGCCGATAAAGGGTTGAAGATGATGAACCGTGCTGCCGAAGATGCGGTTAAGGAGGCTACCCCAATATTTGTAGATGCTGTTAAAAACATGACGTTTAACGATGCTAAAAACATCCTTATGGGTGCCGATAATTCGGCTACGAATTACCTGCAAAGTGCTACCTCAGCACAATTGTATACCAAGTTTAACCCCGTTATAAAATCGTCTTTTAATAAGGTAGGAGCCGATAAAGTGTGGAGCAGTATAATCTCTAAATACAATACGGTACCTTTTGTAGAAAAAGTAAATCCAGACCTTACGGATTATGTTACTAATAAAGCACTAGAGGGTGTGTTTACCATGATAGCAGTAGAGGAAAAAGAAATACGTACCGACATTAACGAGCGAACCTCTACGTTACTGAAAAAAGTATTTGCCTTACAAGACTAA
- a CDS encoding catalase: MKHNKLTTSSGRPYVENEDSQTVGPRGPILLQDYILHEKMAHFNRERIPERVVHANGSAAFGTFTVTNDITKYTKAKLFSEVGKKTDILLRCSTVGGEKGSADTERDPRGFALKFYTEDGNWDLVGNNTPVFFVKDPKKFGDFIHTQKRDPQTNMKSPTMMWDYWSLNPESLHQVLILMSDRGTPYGYRHMNGYGSHTFSLLNKDNERFYVKFHFKTAQGIKNFTDAEATEMKGKDPDFSQRDLFENIAEGNFPKWNMKIQVMPEAEAKTYHLNPFDLTKVWPHGDYPLIDVGVLELNRNPDNYFQDVEQSAFAPAHIVDGIGYSPDKMLQGRLLSYPDAHRYRLGANYEQIPVNRCPFAVNNYQRDGAMRIDGNGGSKPNYFPNSFDDITIDESYKEPAQGLESSIADWYDRNAENENDHYTQPGNLFRLMTDDAKQNTISNTIGAMNGITGPKKEEIINRQLCHWFRADVNLGTAIAKGLNIDVDMSMFT, encoded by the coding sequence ATGAAACATAATAAACTAACAACATCGTCTGGCAGACCTTATGTTGAAAACGAAGATTCGCAAACGGTAGGACCTCGTGGTCCGATACTATTGCAAGATTACATACTGCACGAAAAAATGGCGCATTTTAACAGAGAGCGCATCCCCGAAAGGGTAGTGCATGCCAATGGTTCGGCTGCTTTTGGTACGTTTACGGTAACCAACGATATTACAAAATACACCAAAGCAAAATTATTTTCGGAAGTAGGAAAAAAAACCGATATACTGCTTCGTTGCTCTACCGTAGGAGGCGAAAAGGGTTCGGCAGATACCGAGCGCGACCCGCGTGGTTTTGCACTCAAATTTTATACCGAAGATGGCAATTGGGATTTGGTAGGGAATAATACGCCCGTATTTTTTGTAAAAGACCCTAAAAAGTTTGGCGATTTTATTCATACCCAAAAACGCGACCCGCAAACCAATATGAAGTCGCCTACCATGATGTGGGATTACTGGTCGCTAAACCCCGAGAGTTTGCACCAAGTATTAATATTAATGAGCGATAGGGGTACGCCGTATGGTTACAGGCACATGAATGGTTATGGGAGCCATACCTTTTCGTTACTTAATAAGGATAATGAGCGTTTTTACGTGAAATTCCACTTTAAAACCGCGCAAGGCATTAAAAATTTTACCGATGCTGAAGCAACGGAAATGAAGGGTAAAGATCCTGATTTTTCGCAACGTGACCTTTTTGAAAATATAGCCGAAGGTAACTTTCCGAAATGGAACATGAAAATACAGGTAATGCCGGAGGCAGAGGCGAAAACGTACCATCTTAACCCATTTGATCTTACCAAAGTATGGCCGCATGGCGATTATCCGCTTATAGATGTAGGCGTGTTAGAGCTAAATCGTAATCCCGATAATTATTTTCAAGATGTAGAGCAATCTGCGTTTGCACCTGCACACATCGTAGATGGTATTGGGTACTCGCCAGACAAAATGTTACAAGGCAGACTGTTATCTTACCCCGATGCCCACCGTTACAGGTTGGGGGCTAACTATGAGCAAATACCCGTAAACCGTTGCCCATTTGCAGTAAACAATTACCAGCGCGACGGTGCTATGCGTATTGATGGCAACGGAGGTAGTAAGCCCAATTATTTCCCGAATAGTTTTGACGATATAACAATAGATGAAAGTTATAAAGAACCTGCACAGGGGTTGGAAAGCAGTATAGCTGATTGGTATGACCGTAATGCAGAAAATGAAAACGACCATTACACACAACCAGGTAACCTGTTCCGTTTAATGACGGACGATGCCAAGCAAAATACTATAAGCAACACCATTGGTGCTATGAATGGTATTACAGGACCCAAAAAAGAAGAGATTATAAACAGGCAACTTTGCCATTGGTTTAGAGCTGATGTAAACTTGGGTACGGCTATAGCTAAAGGACTAAACATTGATGTAGATATGAGCATGTTTACCTAA